The following coding sequences are from one Sphingomonadaceae bacterium OTU29LAMAA1 window:
- the tssM gene encoding type VI secretion system membrane subunit TssM has product MRRFFRNWYAVTITAAVLVAALLAFGLPLFVAFFRPMPVRIGAVVAVALLWGLWWFLRRRAARRAADAIAAELAGPNAADEEGKLLGRRMGEALARLRGAAGGKRDYLYSRPWYVIIGPPGAGKTTALLHSGLRFPFVEQAVGGVGGTRNLDFWFADEAVLVDTAGRYTTQDSDARVDAAGWGAFLGLLKRHRPRQPINGVLVAIGVDTLVASDCAAIDAHARAVRRRLVELRRSLETAVPVYLLVTKADLLAGFTDYFDDLDVEGRRAVLGATLPYADGRPTAEVLAQAFDTASQSIADRQARRLFEEVDQRRRGMMIGFPAQLRSLRARLMRFADGAFVAGDEAAGTMRGLYLTSGVQEGAALDRILASMAEVYEQPAEPVVGTRGRAYFLNRLLTEVMFPEAGLVTTDAKAKVRRRGQLGAALAAIAVATALVLAAWGVSFARNRAFQSDLSQKTAQAEAQLRDAGVDLTQVREDDADLRAAIPALDTLRNLPRGYAERRQGGPGLTMRFGLYQRGLSQQAEETYRDALRRVMLPRLLLRLEAVMKADGRDPMRLYEPLKVYLMLGQQGPMDAKAVRAWVTADWATDLYPGADSQAERTALTRHLDALIEDRDMASVWPNRRPPLDAQLVASARAAVQTLSLADRAYAVMRQKAGSAGPAWEVANVLSQGDVLAFAAPDQLASMRIPYFFTRAGYEKAYLPGLATVQQDLKRDLWVLGGAGEAGVGEELSNVRPGVAGLYAKDYIAAWEGVVAAMKPAAYFSDPAAFGALTKSPSPLKRVLLELRKNTIFTGGVQAGLARAGRYGMNRSRVGRVANEIGRDRSRGIDAGDEISSYFQPLHEYVGDGRGSAPIDDFVAGIKAAGQAVMAARSVGGGGGADTTQAQMAAALASVKAAAAGAPPQLQGFVNAAAGGGARAQVGAASGAVGDAYAQAVLPACREVAQEHYPFFSGAADAPMVDALRVFAMGGVFDGFVQQRLMPMIDTSGAVWRWKDGDPVAAALNPSTPETLARAVQLRDLLAGGLPIKVSVASFGTDVAVVEVASGGTRYRFTPQSNQPKPLLWSATGSLPEASVVLYRSGPAKPVDPDAPPGVEVARVEAEGPWALFRLMDRADKQNAGPKAIRASFGQGAQRTTLSVQLPGTTNPFSRAGLWSFRCPASL; this is encoded by the coding sequence ATGCGGAGATTTTTCCGGAACTGGTATGCGGTGACGATCACCGCAGCGGTGCTGGTGGCGGCATTGCTCGCCTTCGGGTTGCCACTGTTCGTCGCCTTCTTCCGGCCGATGCCGGTGCGGATCGGCGCCGTCGTCGCGGTGGCGCTGCTATGGGGGCTGTGGTGGTTCCTGCGCCGCCGCGCCGCGCGCCGGGCAGCGGATGCGATCGCCGCCGAACTCGCCGGGCCGAATGCCGCCGATGAGGAGGGCAAATTGCTCGGCCGCCGGATGGGCGAGGCGCTGGCCAGGCTGCGCGGGGCCGCCGGGGGCAAACGCGACTATCTGTACAGCCGGCCGTGGTATGTCATCATCGGCCCGCCGGGGGCTGGCAAGACGACGGCGCTGCTCCATTCGGGCCTGCGCTTCCCGTTCGTCGAGCAGGCGGTCGGCGGGGTCGGCGGGACGCGCAACCTCGATTTCTGGTTCGCCGACGAGGCGGTGCTGGTGGATACCGCCGGCCGCTATACGACGCAGGACAGCGACGCGAGGGTCGATGCCGCGGGATGGGGCGCGTTCCTGGGCTTGCTCAAGCGGCACCGGCCGCGCCAGCCGATCAACGGCGTGCTGGTCGCGATCGGCGTGGATACACTGGTGGCGAGCGACTGCGCCGCGATCGACGCGCATGCGCGGGCGGTGCGGCGGCGGCTGGTCGAGCTGCGGCGGTCGCTGGAGACGGCGGTGCCGGTGTATCTGCTGGTCACCAAGGCCGACCTGCTTGCCGGCTTCACCGATTATTTCGACGATCTGGATGTCGAGGGGCGGCGGGCGGTGCTCGGCGCGACCCTGCCCTATGCCGATGGCCGCCCGACCGCGGAGGTGCTGGCGCAGGCGTTCGACACCGCGAGCCAGTCGATCGCCGACCGGCAGGCGCGGCGGTTGTTCGAGGAGGTCGACCAGCGCCGGCGTGGCATGATGATCGGCTTCCCCGCGCAATTGCGGTCGCTGCGCGCGCGGCTGATGCGCTTTGCCGATGGGGCGTTCGTCGCCGGGGACGAAGCGGCGGGGACGATGCGCGGCCTTTACCTGACCAGCGGCGTGCAGGAGGGCGCGGCGCTCGATCGCATCCTCGCCTCGATGGCCGAGGTGTACGAACAGCCGGCGGAGCCTGTGGTGGGCACACGCGGACGGGCGTATTTCCTCAACCGGCTGCTGACCGAGGTGATGTTCCCCGAAGCGGGGCTGGTCACGACGGATGCGAAGGCGAAGGTGCGGCGGCGCGGGCAATTGGGTGCGGCGCTGGCGGCGATCGCGGTGGCGACGGCGCTGGTGCTGGCGGCATGGGGCGTCAGCTTCGCGCGCAACCGGGCGTTCCAGTCCGATCTGTCGCAGAAGACCGCACAGGCCGAGGCGCAATTGCGCGATGCGGGGGTCGACCTGACGCAGGTGCGCGAGGACGATGCCGACCTGCGCGCCGCGATCCCGGCGCTCGACACGCTGCGCAACCTGCCGCGTGGCTATGCCGAGCGTCGGCAGGGCGGGCCGGGGCTGACGATGCGGTTCGGCCTGTATCAGCGCGGGCTGAGCCAACAGGCGGAGGAGACGTACCGCGACGCGCTGCGCCGGGTGATGCTGCCGCGGCTGTTGCTGCGGCTGGAAGCGGTGATGAAGGCGGACGGGCGCGATCCGATGCGGCTGTACGAACCGCTGAAGGTATATCTGATGCTCGGCCAGCAGGGTCCGATGGATGCGAAGGCGGTGCGCGCCTGGGTGACGGCGGACTGGGCGACCGACCTGTATCCGGGCGCGGACAGTCAGGCGGAACGGACTGCGCTGACCCGGCACCTCGATGCGCTGATCGAGGATCGCGACATGGCGTCGGTATGGCCGAACCGCCGTCCGCCGCTGGATGCGCAACTGGTCGCCAGTGCGCGGGCGGCGGTGCAGACGCTGAGCCTCGCCGATCGTGCCTATGCGGTGATGCGGCAGAAGGCCGGATCGGCGGGGCCGGCGTGGGAAGTCGCCAACGTGCTGTCGCAGGGCGACGTGCTCGCCTTCGCAGCGCCCGACCAGCTGGCGTCGATGCGTATCCCGTATTTCTTCACGCGGGCGGGGTATGAGAAAGCGTACCTGCCCGGCCTCGCGACGGTGCAGCAGGATCTGAAGCGCGACCTGTGGGTGCTCGGCGGCGCCGGGGAAGCGGGCGTCGGCGAGGAGCTGAGCAACGTGCGGCCGGGCGTCGCCGGGCTGTATGCGAAAGACTATATCGCCGCGTGGGAAGGCGTCGTCGCCGCGATGAAGCCGGCCGCCTATTTCAGCGACCCGGCAGCATTCGGCGCGCTGACCAAGAGCCCGTCGCCGTTGAAGCGGGTGCTGCTGGAATTGCGCAAGAACACGATCTTCACCGGCGGCGTGCAGGCGGGGCTGGCCCGGGCTGGCCGCTATGGCATGAACCGGTCGCGGGTCGGCCGCGTCGCCAACGAGATCGGGCGCGACCGGTCGCGCGGGATCGATGCGGGCGACGAGATCAGCAGCTATTTCCAGCCACTCCACGAATATGTCGGCGATGGTCGCGGCTCGGCGCCGATCGACGATTTCGTCGCGGGCATCAAGGCGGCGGGGCAGGCGGTGATGGCGGCGCGATCGGTCGGTGGCGGCGGCGGCGCCGACACGACGCAGGCGCAGATGGCGGCGGCGCTCGCGTCGGTCAAGGCGGCGGCGGCAGGCGCGCCACCGCAACTACAGGGCTTCGTCAATGCGGCGGCAGGCGGTGGGGCCAGGGCGCAGGTGGGTGCGGCAAGCGGCGCGGTCGGCGATGCCTATGCGCAGGCGGTGCTGCCGGCATGTCGGGAGGTTGCCCAGGAGCATTACCCTTTTTTCAGCGGGGCAGCCGATGCCCCGATGGTTGACGCGCTGCGCGTATTCGCGATGGGCGGCGTATTCGATGGCTTCGTCCAGCAGCGGCTGATGCCGATGATCGATACGTCGGGCGCGGTGTGGCGGTGGAAGGACGGGGATCCGGTTGCAGCGGCGCTCAACCCCTCGACGCCCGAGACGCTGGCCCGCGCGGTGCAGTTGCGCGACCTGCTCGCCGGCGGTCTGCCGATCAAGGTGTCGGTGGCGAGCTTCGGCACCGACGTCGCGGTCGTCGAGGTCGCCAGCGGCGGCACCCGCTACCGCTTCACGCCACAAAGCAACCAGCCCAAGCCGTTGTTGTGGTCGGCGACGGGTAGCCTGCCGGAAGCGTCGGTGGTGCTGTACCGCAGCGGCCCGGCGAAGCCCGTCGATCCGGATGCGCCGCCAGGGGTCGAGGTCGCCCGCGTCGAGGCGGAGGGGCCGTGGGCGTTGTTTCGGCTGATGGATCGTGCCGACAAGCAGAATGCCGGCCCGAAGGCGATCCGCGCGAGCTTCGGACAGGGTGCGCAACGGACCACGCTCAGCGTCCAACTGCCCGGTACGACCAATCCGTTCAGCCGTGCCGGCCTGTGGTCGTTCCGTTGCCCGGCCAGCCTGTGA
- the tagF gene encoding type VI secretion system-associated protein TagF, whose translation MPGQPVTALLFGKLPAHGDFIARGCSPEERACLDGWLTASLADAQGRFRADFAERFDTALPWRGEGVGSIGVIAASQDAAGRRYPLVLLCAAAGEIEDLVYAAIAERWDADRLVAAAGVGPATPIDRWSAPDANRALNGAQPPTIVTAMLESAGV comes from the coding sequence TTGCCCGGCCAGCCTGTGACCGCCTTGCTGTTCGGGAAGCTGCCCGCGCACGGCGATTTCATCGCGCGCGGCTGTTCGCCGGAGGAGCGGGCTTGCCTCGACGGCTGGCTGACCGCGTCGCTGGCGGATGCGCAGGGCCGCTTCAGGGCCGACTTCGCGGAGCGGTTCGACACCGCATTGCCATGGCGTGGCGAGGGCGTGGGGAGCATCGGTGTCATCGCCGCATCGCAGGACGCCGCCGGTCGCCGCTATCCGCTCGTGCTGCTCTGTGCCGCGGCGGGCGAGATCGAGGATCTGGTCTATGCCGCCATCGCCGAACGCTGGGATGCCGACCGGTTGGTCGCCGCCGCCGGCGTCGGACCCGCCACGCCGATCGACCGCTGGTCCGCGCCCGACGCCAATCGTGCGCTGAACGGTGCGCAGCCACCGACCATCGTCACCGCCATGCTGGAGAGCGCAGGCGTATGA
- a CDS encoding YjfK family protein, with the protein MIFNRLFGGGGGEAPAAKVAVVRNITIGRMVRLDALAWRRLTGSNFALDRDTLEITAQGVITLDDGSHVHRFYTDDELMLQAVSQSADGSDADDFTLFKPWSSTYPADRNDAAAFRERMREPAWTEAGLPPFQRFWYEGDDRPQPPVELWEAVYYDRDGAPVRQIRQACMLYAREVPPEGQELLLAIAMQPEGGDLTHEIMIGLPLLPAEFSA; encoded by the coding sequence ATGATCTTCAATCGGTTGTTCGGCGGTGGCGGCGGCGAGGCGCCGGCCGCAAAGGTCGCGGTGGTGCGCAACATCACGATCGGGCGGATGGTGCGGCTGGATGCGCTCGCGTGGCGGCGGCTGACCGGCAGCAACTTCGCGCTGGACCGCGACACGCTGGAGATCACCGCGCAGGGCGTGATCACGCTCGACGACGGCAGCCACGTCCACCGCTTCTACACCGATGACGAATTGATGTTGCAGGCGGTCAGCCAGTCGGCGGACGGATCGGACGCGGACGATTTCACCCTCTTCAAGCCATGGTCGTCGACCTATCCCGCCGATCGCAACGACGCCGCCGCCTTCCGCGAGCGGATGCGCGAGCCGGCATGGACCGAAGCCGGCCTGCCGCCGTTCCAGCGCTTCTGGTACGAAGGCGACGATCGCCCGCAGCCGCCGGTCGAATTGTGGGAGGCGGTCTATTATGATCGCGACGGCGCGCCTGTGCGGCAGATCCGCCAGGCCTGCATGCTGTACGCGCGCGAGGTGCCGCCGGAGGGGCAGGAGCTGCTGCTCGCCATCGCGATGCAGCCGGAGGGCGGCGACCTGACGCATGAGATCATGATCGGCCTGCCCCTGTTGCCGGCCGAATTCAGCGCGTAA
- a CDS encoding DUF350 domain-containing protein: protein MWLDYDSFLSGAGHFVVAFGIACILLAIFKRLYQISTPYNERQLVADGNVAAAVALGGAIVGFALPLASALTQTANPVEFAAWGILAGVIQIVAALVVRRFVVTDMRARIEGGNVASGVYLAATSVAVGLINAASMTY from the coding sequence ATGTGGTTGGACTATGACAGTTTTCTATCCGGCGCCGGCCATTTCGTGGTCGCGTTCGGCATCGCCTGCATCCTGCTCGCGATCTTCAAGCGGCTCTATCAGATCTCGACGCCCTATAACGAGCGCCAGCTGGTCGCCGATGGCAACGTCGCCGCGGCGGTGGCGCTGGGCGGCGCGATCGTCGGCTTCGCCCTGCCCCTCGCTTCGGCGCTGACGCAGACCGCGAACCCGGTCGAGTTCGCAGCCTGGGGCATCCTTGCGGGCGTGATCCAGATCGTCGCGGCGCTGGTCGTCCGGCGGTTCGTCGTCACTGACATGCGCGCGCGGATCGAGGGCGGCAACGTCGCCAGCGGCGTCTACCTGGCGGCGACATCGGTGGCGGTCGGCCTGATCAACGCCGCCAGCATGACCTATTGA
- the tssK gene encoding type VI secretion system baseplate subunit TssK — translation MFLRPQHFQAQDRFIEAQLGARVDSIRPWGWGLIALSVDEDLAALGKFAVTRAVGVLPDGTPFAIPDDLPPPEPLDVPGDARDAIVYLTLPASQTGAVQFRDVEARSHDARYLVDEAEVADAYSDDRTSEPIGLGRPNLRFGITRDQTYGRVTLGLARVREVQNKRVMFDDRYIAPTLDAAAAPRLRGGLSDIVGRAAQRAEELALRAVEATDGGSDTFASFLLLQALNRWLPVLEHLQFLPTVHPERLFEALVSMAGELATLIRPERKPPPLPRYDHEHPQTCFEPVFDLLQSMLSAVFERSALQMPLDQAGPGAYVSRITDHGLYETGYFYLAVSSASPVEEIRGLFPSVAKIGPVQKMRAIVDSALPGVPLRHTPTPPPQLRVLPGFVYFELDRGVPDWREFQQATALGLHVAGDWPQLKLELWCVKRSGR, via the coding sequence ATGTTCCTGCGGCCACAGCATTTCCAGGCGCAGGACCGCTTCATCGAGGCGCAACTGGGCGCGCGCGTCGATTCGATCCGGCCATGGGGCTGGGGCCTGATCGCGTTGAGCGTCGACGAGGATCTGGCGGCGCTCGGCAAGTTCGCGGTGACGCGGGCGGTCGGCGTATTGCCCGACGGTACGCCGTTCGCGATCCCCGACGATCTGCCGCCGCCCGAACCGCTCGACGTGCCGGGGGATGCGCGCGATGCGATCGTCTATCTGACGCTGCCCGCCAGCCAGACCGGCGCGGTGCAGTTCCGCGATGTGGAGGCGCGCAGCCACGACGCGCGCTATCTGGTCGACGAGGCGGAGGTGGCGGATGCCTATTCCGACGACCGGACCAGCGAGCCGATCGGGCTGGGGCGGCCCAACCTGCGGTTCGGTATCACGCGCGACCAGACCTATGGCCGGGTGACGCTGGGCCTCGCGCGGGTGCGGGAGGTACAGAACAAGCGGGTGATGTTCGACGACCGCTACATCGCCCCGACGCTGGATGCGGCCGCCGCCCCGCGACTGCGCGGCGGGCTGTCGGATATCGTCGGGCGGGCCGCACAGCGCGCCGAGGAACTGGCGCTGCGCGCGGTCGAGGCGACCGACGGCGGGTCGGATACCTTCGCCAGCTTCCTGCTGTTGCAGGCGCTCAATCGGTGGCTGCCGGTGCTGGAACACCTCCAGTTCCTGCCCACGGTCCATCCCGAGCGCCTGTTCGAAGCCCTGGTATCGATGGCGGGCGAGCTGGCGACGCTGATCCGGCCCGAGCGCAAACCGCCACCGCTGCCGCGCTACGACCACGAACATCCGCAGACCTGTTTCGAACCGGTATTCGACCTGTTGCAGTCGATGCTGTCGGCGGTGTTCGAACGATCGGCGTTGCAGATGCCGCTCGATCAGGCGGGACCGGGTGCGTACGTCTCGCGGATCACCGATCACGGGTTGTACGAGACGGGGTATTTCTATCTCGCGGTATCGTCGGCGTCGCCGGTCGAGGAGATCCGCGGGCTGTTCCCCTCGGTCGCCAAGATCGGCCCGGTGCAGAAGATGCGGGCGATCGTCGATTCGGCGCTGCCCGGCGTGCCGCTGCGCCATACGCCGACGCCGCCGCCGCAGCTGCGCGTGCTGCCCGGCTTCGTCTATTTCGAGCTGGATCGCGGCGTGCCCGACTGGCGCGAGTTCCAGCAGGCGACCGCATTGGGGCTGCATGTCGCGGGTGACTGGCCGCAGCTGAAGCTGGAGCTGTGGTGCGTGAAACGGAGCGGTCGATGA
- a CDS encoding DUF1190 domain-containing protein, with product MSDTIIRRRKRSAAAGLTAVGAMAMLSGCEPQPDNEQISRQRYGAPTEVAAFDSVAECKASGAFAAVTCNEAAEAAAKEDPKTAPRYAEKNLCEDQFGNGNCFARSDGGSSFFTPLLTGFMIGRLLDGPGYRYSGLYRDRRSNTIYTGGGAWLFNGGYGGRGYGYQVGSRAVTAPVTTQRIQTRSSVVSRGGFGGRVSARSGGWGGGGRSFGG from the coding sequence ATGAGCGATACGATCATCAGGCGCCGCAAGCGTTCCGCCGCCGCCGGCCTCACCGCCGTCGGTGCGATGGCGATGCTGTCGGGCTGCGAGCCGCAGCCGGACAACGAACAGATCTCGCGCCAGCGCTATGGCGCACCGACGGAGGTCGCGGCATTCGACAGCGTCGCCGAATGCAAGGCGAGCGGCGCCTTCGCCGCGGTGACCTGCAACGAAGCGGCGGAAGCCGCGGCGAAGGAAGATCCCAAGACGGCACCCCGCTACGCCGAAAAGAACCTGTGCGAGGATCAGTTCGGCAACGGCAATTGCTTCGCGCGCAGCGATGGCGGCAGCAGCTTCTTCACGCCGCTGCTGACCGGCTTCATGATCGGACGGCTGCTCGATGGCCCCGGCTATCGCTATTCCGGCCTGTACCGCGACCGGCGCAGCAACACGATCTATACCGGCGGTGGCGCGTGGCTGTTCAACGGCGGCTATGGCGGTCGCGGCTACGGCTATCAGGTCGGCTCGCGCGCGGTTACGGCACCGGTCACGACGCAGCGCATCCAGACGCGCAGCTCGGTCGTCTCGCGCGGCGGCTTCGGCGGGCGCGTGTCGGCGCGCAGCGGCGGCTGGGGTGGCGGCGGCCGCTCGTTCGGGGGATAG
- a CDS encoding protein phosphatase 2C domain-containing protein → MSAAFRIASVAATHPGLVRRVNEDRHCERTADGLWVVADGMGGHAFGDWAANAVVQALDSVAVPPDFDAAVQAVADGIHSANRRIWAEAQRRGQQMGSTVVVLLVQGDRFAALWVGDSRAYLLRDAMLVPLTRDHSQVQEMVDRGLIAPEEATNHPRGHVLARAIGVGARIAVDVVADTVEAGDRFLLCSDGLSGQVPDAGLATIMAAPGQSVAIEALIARALAAGAPDNVTAILVWAQEITRLDIEART, encoded by the coding sequence ATGAGCGCAGCATTCCGTATCGCGAGCGTCGCCGCGACGCATCCCGGCCTCGTCCGCCGGGTCAATGAGGATCGCCATTGCGAGCGGACTGCCGACGGCCTGTGGGTCGTCGCGGACGGCATGGGCGGGCATGCGTTCGGCGACTGGGCGGCCAATGCGGTCGTGCAGGCGCTGGACAGCGTCGCGGTGCCGCCGGACTTCGATGCGGCGGTGCAGGCAGTCGCGGACGGCATCCACAGCGCCAACCGCCGTATCTGGGCCGAGGCACAGCGGCGCGGGCAGCAGATGGGATCGACGGTCGTCGTCTTGCTGGTGCAGGGCGATCGCTTTGCCGCCTTGTGGGTGGGCGACAGCCGCGCATATCTGTTGCGCGACGCGATGCTGGTGCCGCTGACCCGCGATCATAGCCAGGTGCAGGAGATGGTCGATCGCGGCCTGATCGCACCCGAAGAAGCGACAAACCATCCCCGCGGACACGTCCTGGCCCGGGCGATCGGCGTCGGCGCGCGCATCGCGGTCGACGTCGTCGCCGACACCGTGGAGGCGGGCGACCGGTTCCTGCTGTGCAGCGATGGCCTGTCGGGGCAGGTGCCCGATGCCGGGCTGGCGACGATCATGGCCGCGCCCGGCCAGTCTGTGGCGATCGAGGCGCTGATCGCCCGCGCGCTCGCCGCCGGCGCGCCCGACAACGTCACCGCGATCCTCGTCTGGGCGCAGGAGATCACCCGCCTCGACATCGAGGCGCGGACATGA
- a CDS encoding serine/threonine protein kinase, with product MTMEGEGDRTVFDPDRTVFDPAGGDAPAARPPAGGTAIQVGDVLNHMFAVKRFLARGGMGEVFVGANVITDERVAIKVMLPAMAADPNVITLFRREAQTLTRLHHEAVVQYRVLAQEPELGVLYIVTEYIDGTSLSDVLGTLQPSPEELGALLRRLASGLAAAHALGAIHRDVSPDNILLPGGRLAGAKLIDFGIAKDLDPGTATVIGDGFAGKLGYVAPEQLGDFGRALGPWTDVYSLGLLILAVARGSDLGLGGTLVDAVDKRRAGMDLAAVPTPLRSVIAGMVRPDPADRLQSMAAVLAALDAAEVPGATAGRLPRWWPTAAAALVLLVLVVGWFALRPDGAVKPGAATAAAGDPVARAGDAIDAALPSVSCTWLRVVSVTPGAAGPRVALTGVAGNPGEAQTEIVRTLQAQGLTASAIDFAEVSPINRSGCAALDAYRQIRATGPNRLSVTQRRFEMRTQAAGTSYEGKLAANAPVVIAIDDPSLDFALVGLEPSGAIDMVIPDRAAFRSALLASRGGLPISDLGSDRYRMVIDLDHEGWSGLLLVTGKGPFDARLIAPPLGQRDAAWRSELVERAAERGWQADMLWFRSVDDVKD from the coding sequence ATGACGATGGAGGGGGAGGGCGACCGCACCGTCTTCGATCCCGATCGCACGGTGTTCGATCCGGCGGGCGGCGACGCCCCCGCAGCGCGGCCACCCGCGGGCGGCACGGCGATTCAGGTCGGCGACGTGCTCAACCATATGTTCGCGGTGAAGCGGTTCCTTGCGCGCGGCGGTATGGGCGAGGTGTTCGTCGGCGCCAACGTCATCACCGACGAGCGGGTCGCGATCAAGGTGATGCTGCCTGCGATGGCGGCCGATCCCAACGTCATCACATTGTTCCGGCGCGAGGCGCAGACGCTGACGCGCCTGCACCACGAGGCGGTGGTGCAATATCGCGTGCTGGCGCAGGAGCCCGAGCTCGGCGTCCTCTACATCGTCACCGAATATATCGACGGCACCAGCCTGTCCGATGTGCTCGGCACGCTCCAGCCGAGCCCGGAGGAACTGGGCGCGTTGCTGCGCCGGCTGGCATCGGGGCTCGCGGCGGCGCATGCGCTGGGGGCGATCCACCGCGACGTGTCGCCCGACAACATCCTGCTGCCGGGCGGGCGACTGGCGGGCGCGAAGCTGATCGATTTCGGTATCGCCAAGGATCTCGACCCCGGTACCGCGACGGTGATCGGCGACGGATTCGCCGGCAAGCTCGGCTATGTCGCACCGGAGCAACTCGGCGATTTCGGACGCGCACTGGGGCCGTGGACCGACGTCTACAGCCTGGGGCTGCTGATCCTCGCGGTCGCGCGTGGCAGCGACCTGGGGCTGGGCGGCACGCTGGTCGATGCGGTCGACAAGCGGCGGGCGGGGATGGACCTCGCCGCCGTGCCGACGCCGCTCCGCTCGGTGATCGCCGGCATGGTCCGGCCCGACCCTGCCGACCGGTTGCAATCGATGGCAGCGGTGCTTGCCGCGCTGGATGCCGCGGAGGTCCCGGGTGCGACGGCCGGACGTCTGCCGCGGTGGTGGCCGACTGCCGCTGCGGCGCTGGTGTTGCTGGTGCTGGTCGTCGGCTGGTTCGCCCTGCGGCCCGACGGTGCGGTCAAGCCGGGCGCCGCGACCGCGGCGGCGGGCGATCCGGTGGCGCGGGCAGGCGATGCGATCGATGCGGCCCTGCCGTCGGTCAGCTGCACCTGGCTGCGCGTCGTATCGGTGACGCCGGGCGCTGCGGGACCGCGAGTGGCGCTGACCGGTGTCGCGGGCAATCCGGGCGAGGCGCAGACCGAGATCGTCCGCACGTTGCAGGCGCAGGGGCTGACCGCCAGCGCGATCGACTTCGCCGAGGTGTCGCCGATCAACCGATCGGGCTGCGCCGCGCTCGACGCCTATCGTCAGATTCGCGCGACCGGACCCAATCGCCTGTCGGTGACGCAGCGCCGGTTCGAGATGCGGACGCAGGCGGCGGGAACGAGCTACGAGGGCAAACTGGCGGCCAATGCGCCGGTGGTCATCGCGATCGACGATCCGTCGTTGGACTTCGCGCTCGTCGGGCTCGAGCCTTCGGGTGCGATCGACATGGTGATCCCGGATCGCGCCGCGTTCCGATCGGCGTTGCTGGCATCGCGCGGTGGCCTGCCGATCAGCGATCTCGGCAGTGATCGCTACCGGATGGTGATCGATCTGGACCATGAGGGCTGGTCGGGGCTGCTGCTGGTCACGGGCAAGGGGCCGTTCGACGCCCGGTTGATCGCGCCGCCGCTGGGGCAGCGGGATGCGGCGTGGCGCAGCGAACTCGTCGAGCGCGCCGCCGAGCGAGGCTGGCAGGCGGACATGCTGTGGTTCCGCTCGGTCGACGACGTCAAGGATTAG